GACGCGGATGTCCTTATCCGCCGGGATGGAGTCATCATAAGTGAGAACGGTAAAGGAATCGTCCGTAGGCGCCTGTCCGGTGGCCTGGATTTCGGCGCCGATGAAGTCGTTGATGAGCGTGGATTTCCCCGATGAGTAATTGCCGATGATCAGGATAAGCGGGCGCCATTTGATATTGCTTTCCAGCGGAGTGTCGCTGTAACCGTAACGGATGGCGGCGGGCGTCAGGTGATTGGCCAGCAGGTCAAGCAGATCCGTCTGGAGCGCATGGATGTCGTCTTCTTTGTTCATTGCGTCAACGTCGCCTTAATCATAATAGTTCGGGGATTGTTCCGTGATCTGTTATCTGGTATCAAAAGGTCGTTATTGTGTCAATAAATATAATGTGATATGCACACTCATCAATACTCCGTCCCGATCTCCGGGAGAAAATCGATGTGCCCGGCACCGTACCCCGGAACAGCCGGACCGTGCCGTTATTATTAAAGAGGAGGGTTTTTATGACGGATGCGCCTAACCCGATCAGGCAGTTCAACATCGGTCACTATTTTCTGGTTTTTCTTATCGTGGTGGCGCTGTTTTTCTGCTGGCAGATCATGAAACCGTATATCGACCCGGTGATCATCGCCCTGATTCTGGCGGCCTTGACCAGTCCGGTCAACACCTGGCTGCTGAAACGATTCCGGGGGAAAGAGAATCTGGCGGCGCTGGCCTCCTGCTTTCTGTTGATTATAGTGATCGTCGTGCCGGCGGTGATTCTTCTGTCTCTGGTCATCCGGCAGGGTATCCATTCCGTCAGCGCTATTCAACACTGGATCGCGGCGGGCAATCTGAACCGGGTCATGGACAGCCCGCTGATTACCCGGGTGATGGCCCTGGCCAACCAGTATCTGCCGGGCAATATTCTGGAAAACATCGATCTGGGATCCGCGGCCATGCAGGTGTCTTCGTCGGCGGGTAAATGGCTGGTCAGCAAGGGCGGTTATTTCATCGGCAATATTTCTCTGGCGGCCGGTAAATTTTTCATCATGGTGTTTGTCTTTTTTTTCGCGGTCAAGGATCGAAAGCGGATTATCGATTATGTCCTTCACCTGATCCCGCTGTCGACCGAACATGAAAAGATACTGGCCAATAAAATCAAGGACGTGGCCCGTTCGGCCTTATTGGGCAGCCTGGTGACCGCCCTGGCCCAGGGGGCCGCCGGCGGAACGGCCTTCGCGATCTGCGGGCTGCCCGGATTTTTCTGGGGAGCGGTCATGGCCTTTGCCTCGCTGATTCCGGTCGTGGGAACAGCCCTGGTCTGGGTACCGGCGGCCGGATTTCTGCTGGTTTCCGGACACTGGGGGTATGCTCTGTTCATGACCCTATGGTGCGTTCTTGTCGTCGGCATGATCGACAATCTCGTCCGCCCCCTGTTCATGAGCGGCGGTGCCGGCATGAGTACCGTGCTGATTTTTTTCTCCATCCTGGGGGGGATCAGCTATTTCGGCCTGACCGGGATCCTTTACGGACCGCTGGTGTTCGGTATCACCATGGTCCTGCTTTATATTTACGATCTTGAGTTCAAAGTGTTCCTGGCCCGCCAGGATGAGTCGTAGGCCGGGCCTTGTTTTTTTCTTATCGACGCTAACATTTAATTAACTTGTCAATATCGCCGGGAAAATGATAATAACAACACGGGAAATACGGGGTAACCGCGGCTAACGCAGTCTGAAAACCGGTTTCCTGCCAGTCACGACGGTATCCTGCAGCAACGTCAATAACGCCGGCGGCGGCATGAAAAGCATAACAGCACACAGGAACAATCATCAGATCAACCAGGGGCAGTTTCTGGCCTGTCATGAATGCGATCTGGTCAATCACGTCGGTCCCGTTCCCGAGGGCCGCTCCGCCGTGTGCCGTCGCTGCGGCAGCGTCCTGTTCAGCCGCAAGCCTGACAGCCTGAACCGCAGCCTGGCCCTGACAGTGACGGGACTGACACTGTTTGTTATCGCCAATGTCTACCCCCTGCTGGCGATAAAGAAAGAAGGCATCTATCAGGCCACCACGCTGCTGGGTGGTGTCCGCGCCCTGTATGAAGGAGGTTATGGCGCGGTCGCTTTACTGGTGCTTTTTACCACCGTTCTGTTTCCTCTTTGTGAACTGCTGGTCAAACTCCATATCCTTTTTCCGTTAACACTGAACCGTCGACCCTGGAAAATGATCCCCCTGATGCATTTCCTGGAAGTCATCAGGCCCTGGGGGATGATGGAGGTATATATGCTGGGCATCCTGGTGTCCGTGGTCAAGCTGGTGAAAATGGTGACGGTGATTCCGGGAACCTCGTTGTACGCTTTTTTCGCGCTGATTTTTGTCGTGGCTGCCGGCGCCGGAACATTTGACAGCCGGGATCTGTGGAAACGGGCGGGGGAGGGATGATGGAACAGCCGAAAACCGCCAAAAACCTGTCCATGGCCGGATGCCATCGATGCGGCCTGCTGGTCCGTCTGCCCCGCACCGCCGCGGAAGGAGTCGCCGGCTGCCCCCGGTGCGGAGCGACGATCCATCAGCGTCGGCCCGGCAGCATCCAGCGGACGTGGGCCCTGGTCATCACGGCCCTGATTCTTTATATCCCGGCCAATGTGCTGCCGATCTCCATCACCGGCGCCATGGGCAGTTCCCACGGGGACACCATTCTCAGCGGGGTGATCTATTTTATTCAGTCCGGATCATGGCACATCGCCCTGGTGATTTTTATCGCCAGCGTGCTGGTCCCGATGATGAAAATTCTGATTCTGGTCTTTTTACTGGTTTCGGTCCAGTGGAAGTGGCAGTGGCGCCCCCTGGACCGGACCCGTCTTTACCGGTTGATCGAGATGATCGGCCGCTGGTCCATGGTGGATATCTTTGTGATCGCCATCATGGCGGCGCTGATCAAACTGGAAGGGCTGGCCGATTTCAAGGCCGGCCCGGCGACCATTTATTTCGCGGCGGTGGTGGTGATCACCATCCTGGCCTCGATGAGTTTTGATCCAAGACTGATCTGGGATAATATGGAGGATGAGTCCCATGAATGAAAATTTCAGTGGTGCCGGCCTTCCGGTCGATGCGCCGGAAGCGGAGATCCGCAAAAAGAGTCCGTTTTCCATTGTCTGGGTTGTTCCCCTTATTGCTATGTTGATCGGCGGCTGGCTGGTCTTTAAAGGGCTGACGGAAAAAGGGCCGACCGTAACGATTGCTTTCAAAAGCGCCGAGGGCCTGGAGGCCGGCAAGACCAAAATCCGCTACAAGGATGTCGAGGTGGGCCTGGTCGAATCCATCGTGCTGGATGAAGACCTGTCCAGAGTGCTGGTCACGGCTGAACTGAACAAGGAGCTGAAACCGTATTTGACCCGGAAGACCCGGTTCTGGGTCGTCCGAGCCCGGGTCAGCGCCAGTGAAATTTCCGGGCTGGGAACGCTTCTGGGCGGGGCTTACATCGCCATCGATCCGGTCAAAGAAGGCGAACCGGACCGGACGTTTAAGGGCCTGGAAGCGCCGCCGGTGGTGACCATGGATCTTCCCGGCCGGCACTATGTGCTGCGGGCGGACAGGCTGGGGTCGCTGAGCGCCGGCTCCCCGATATATTACCGGCAGATCGAAGTCGGGCAGGTGGAAAGTTACGAAATGGATAAGGAGGGCCGGTACGTCGAGATCCGGATTTTCGTTAATGACCCCTATCATCAGTTTATTCGTCAGAATACCCGTTTCTGGAACGCCGGCGGTTTTGACCTGTCCGTGGATGCCAACGGGTTGACGGTTGACTCCCAGTCTCTGGCCACCATCCTGATGGGCGGCATCGCTTTTGACAGCCCGATGGCCCTGGACAGCGATGAACTGGCTGAGAACAATCACATTTTCTCCCTGTTTGACTCCCGCCAGACGGCCATGTCCCAGCAGTATCAGGCGAAACGGTACTGGATGGTGGAGTTTGGCGGATCCGTCCGGGGGCTGACCGTGGGCGCGCCGGTGGAGTTCCGGGGCCTGCAGGTCGGACGGGTTCTGGACATTGTCTGCCGGGTGGGGAAAGAAACCGGTTCGGATATTGTTATCGCCGTGCTGGTCGAGGCGGAACCGGAACGGTTGCTGGGAAAAGAGTTGATAGACAATGAAACCGAATATCGTAAATTTATCGATTCCCTGGTGGCCAAAGGTTTCCGGGCGCAACTGAAAACCGGCAATATCCTGACCGGTAAACTGTTTGTCGACCTTGAATTTCATCCCGATGCCCCCCCCGACGCCATGCGCTGGGACGGGGAATATCCCCGCCTGCCCTCTATACCCAAGTCGCTGGATGAATTGTTGGCCGTGTTGAAACAGTTGCTGGCGGGCATTGAGAAAGTGCCTTTTACGGAAATCGGGCAGGATCTCCGGGCGGTGGTGAAAAACCTGAGTGAGACCATTGAGGTTCTGGAAGAACTGACCCGGCGGGTGAACACGGAGGTCGCGCCGGAAGCCGCCGCCATGCTGCGGCAGACCACGAAAACACTGGTTGAGATCCAGACATCCTTCGGTGAGGACTCCACCTTCAATCAGAACGCGCGACAAACGCTGGAAGAACTGACCAATACGGCCCAGGCCCTGCGGATGCTGGCGGATTATCTGGAAAGACACCCGGAAGCCCTGATTTACGGGAAAGGAGAAACGAAATGAAGATACGATCGGAACTGACGTTTTTGACCGTGCTGTTAATAGCGATCGTCGGCATGATCGGTTGTGTAAGAACCCGGCCGGTTACCTACTACACCCTGTCCCCGCAGCCGGCCGGTCAGCTGTCGCCCGCGGGGAAAGATTTCACGGGTATCCGTATCGGCATCGGTCCCGTCCGGTTTTCCAAACTGATCGACCGGCCCCAGATCGTCAGCCGGACAACGCCCAACAAAGTGGCCCTGGCCGAGTTCCATCGCTGGGGAGGAGATCTGAGCGAGGACTTTCTGCTCGTCATGACGAACAACATCCGTCAGCTTTGCGGCTCGGGCCTTTTTCTACGGCACCCCTGGCCCCAGGAGTTCGCGCCCCGCTATCGCGTTGAATTTGACGTGCATCAGTTTGACGGCGCCCTGGGCGGGACGGTGGCTCTGAACGTGACCTGGATGGTCCGGACGTCCGGCAGCGATGACCTGGTCGTCAACAGTTCCGTCATCGAGGAAAAGACCAGTGGTGACGATTACCAGAGCCTGGTGGAGGCGGAGAACAGGGCGCTGGAAAAAC
This genomic stretch from Thermodesulfobacteriota bacterium harbors:
- a CDS encoding AI-2E family transporter, whose protein sequence is MTDAPNPIRQFNIGHYFLVFLIVVALFFCWQIMKPYIDPVIIALILAALTSPVNTWLLKRFRGKENLAALASCFLLIIVIVVPAVILLSLVIRQGIHSVSAIQHWIAAGNLNRVMDSPLITRVMALANQYLPGNILENIDLGSAAMQVSSSAGKWLVSKGGYFIGNISLAAGKFFIMVFVFFFAVKDRKRIIDYVLHLIPLSTEHEKILANKIKDVARSALLGSLVTALAQGAAGGTAFAICGLPGFFWGAVMAFASLIPVVGTALVWVPAAGFLLVSGHWGYALFMTLWCVLVVGMIDNLVRPLFMSGGAGMSTVLIFFSILGGISYFGLTGILYGPLVFGITMVLLYIYDLEFKVFLARQDES
- a CDS encoding paraquat-inducible protein A, producing the protein MKSITAHRNNHQINQGQFLACHECDLVNHVGPVPEGRSAVCRRCGSVLFSRKPDSLNRSLALTVTGLTLFVIANVYPLLAIKKEGIYQATTLLGGVRALYEGGYGAVALLVLFTTVLFPLCELLVKLHILFPLTLNRRPWKMIPLMHFLEVIRPWGMMEVYMLGILVSVVKLVKMVTVIPGTSLYAFFALIFVVAAGAGTFDSRDLWKRAGEG
- a CDS encoding paraquat-inducible protein A; the protein is MMEQPKTAKNLSMAGCHRCGLLVRLPRTAAEGVAGCPRCGATIHQRRPGSIQRTWALVITALILYIPANVLPISITGAMGSSHGDTILSGVIYFIQSGSWHIALVIFIASVLVPMMKILILVFLLVSVQWKWQWRPLDRTRLYRLIEMIGRWSMVDIFVIAIMAALIKLEGLADFKAGPATIYFAAVVVITILASMSFDPRLIWDNMEDESHE
- a CDS encoding MlaD family protein gives rise to the protein MNENFSGAGLPVDAPEAEIRKKSPFSIVWVVPLIAMLIGGWLVFKGLTEKGPTVTIAFKSAEGLEAGKTKIRYKDVEVGLVESIVLDEDLSRVLVTAELNKELKPYLTRKTRFWVVRARVSASEISGLGTLLGGAYIAIDPVKEGEPDRTFKGLEAPPVVTMDLPGRHYVLRADRLGSLSAGSPIYYRQIEVGQVESYEMDKEGRYVEIRIFVNDPYHQFIRQNTRFWNAGGFDLSVDANGLTVDSQSLATILMGGIAFDSPMALDSDELAENNHIFSLFDSRQTAMSQQYQAKRYWMVEFGGSVRGLTVGAPVEFRGLQVGRVLDIVCRVGKETGSDIVIAVLVEAEPERLLGKELIDNETEYRKFIDSLVAKGFRAQLKTGNILTGKLFVDLEFHPDAPPDAMRWDGEYPRLPSIPKSLDELLAVLKQLLAGIEKVPFTEIGQDLRAVVKNLSETIEVLEELTRRVNTEVAPEAAAMLRQTTKTLVEIQTSFGEDSTFNQNARQTLEELTNTAQALRMLADYLERHPEALIYGKGETK
- a CDS encoding PqiC family protein, with product MKIRSELTFLTVLLIAIVGMIGCVRTRPVTYYTLSPQPAGQLSPAGKDFTGIRIGIGPVRFSKLIDRPQIVSRTTPNKVALAEFHRWGGDLSEDFLLVMTNNIRQLCGSGLFLRHPWPQEFAPRYRVEFDVHQFDGALGGTVALNVTWMVRTSGSDDLVVNSSVIEEKTSGDDYQSLVEAENRALEKLSRLVVEALPSGR